A section of the Devosia rhizoryzae genome encodes:
- a CDS encoding YceD family protein: protein MSQRDTPIFDAIVRIDRLPSGGRSVDVDASEAERAAIAEAMNILSVERFVAHLTVVPLRGGLRAQGKLEAEVTQASTVSFEPVAETVFEEIDRVFLPAPREAQAPAPGSEVFVDLEDDDFPDHIDGPEVDLSALLLETLALGLDPYPRLPGESLDALGLPTGDAEESPFAQLARLKGEDPDKS from the coding sequence ATGAGCCAGCGCGACACACCGATCTTTGATGCCATCGTCCGCATCGATCGCCTGCCATCGGGCGGCCGCTCCGTTGATGTCGACGCCAGCGAGGCCGAACGCGCCGCCATCGCCGAGGCCATGAACATCCTGTCCGTCGAGCGCTTCGTCGCCCACCTGACCGTCGTCCCGCTACGCGGCGGCCTTAGGGCACAGGGCAAGCTCGAGGCCGAGGTCACACAGGCCTCAACCGTCAGCTTCGAGCCCGTCGCCGAAACCGTCTTCGAGGAGATCGACCGCGTCTTCCTGCCCGCGCCACGCGAGGCGCAGGCACCGGCGCCCGGCTCGGAAGTCTTCGTCGATCTCGAAGACGACGATTTTCCCGACCATATCGATGGCCCCGAAGTCGATCTCAGCGCGCTCCTGCTCGAAACGCTAGCACTTGGTCTCGATCCCTATCCGCGCTTGCCCGGCGAGTCGCTCGACGCGCTCGGATTGCCCACCGGCGATGCGGAAGAAAGCCCCTTTGCCCAGCTCGCGCGGCTCAAGGGCGAAGACCCCGATAAGAGCTGA
- a CDS encoding outer membrane protein assembly factor BamE, which yields MLLPFAKASVAAAVLAVALAGCTSSTSLVTKRTQGYEIPASALQQIRVGQSEQLVTLVLGSPMSTNSFGDQTAWYYVETKVNQTSFGMAMVQERTVLAIYFDKNKKVADRAVYTLKDGKVIPIESRRTPSFGEDATFIDSILSSF from the coding sequence ATGCTCCTGCCTTTTGCCAAAGCATCTGTTGCTGCCGCCGTTCTCGCGGTCGCCCTCGCCGGGTGCACCAGCAGCACGTCTCTGGTGACCAAGCGTACGCAGGGCTATGAAATCCCCGCTTCGGCGCTGCAACAGATCCGCGTCGGCCAGAGCGAACAGCTGGTGACGCTGGTGCTGGGGTCGCCGATGTCGACCAACAGTTTCGGCGACCAGACGGCCTGGTATTATGTCGAGACCAAGGTCAACCAGACTTCGTTCGGCATGGCCATGGTGCAGGAGCGCACGGTTCTTGCCATCTATTTCGACAAGAACAAGAAGGTCGCCGACCGCGCGGTTTATACGCTCAAGGACGGCAAGGTCATCCCGATCGAAAGCCGCCGCACGCCATCATTTGGCGAGGACGCGACCTTTATTGACAGCATCCTGTCGTCGTTCTGA
- a CDS encoding ubiquinol-cytochrome C chaperone family protein: protein MILSLFRKNSATEPVYAVYNSIVAQSRQPVFYAQWGVPDTVTGRFDMISLHMALLFRRLRHGPQSAKDFSQAVFDLFFKDMDRSLREMGVGDLAVPKKIQKMGNIFFGLLAAMNEAIDRNDQAALAGVISRNIFDGGEPEHSATLASYIIERDATLATQPVEAITKGAIAFEAAA, encoded by the coding sequence ATGATCTTGTCCTTGTTTCGCAAGAACTCTGCCACAGAGCCGGTTTACGCCGTCTATAATTCCATTGTGGCGCAATCCCGGCAGCCGGTTTTTTATGCCCAGTGGGGCGTACCGGATACGGTGACCGGCCGCTTCGACATGATCAGCCTCCACATGGCGCTTTTGTTCCGCCGCCTCCGGCATGGCCCGCAATCTGCCAAGGATTTCAGCCAGGCGGTTTTCGACCTGTTCTTCAAAGACATGGACCGTTCGCTGCGCGAAATGGGGGTAGGGGACCTTGCGGTTCCCAAAAAGATCCAGAAGATGGGCAACATCTTCTTCGGCCTCCTCGCCGCCATGAACGAAGCCATCGATCGCAACGATCAGGCGGCGCTCGCCGGTGTCATTTCGCGCAACATCTTCGATGGCGGCGAACCCGAGCATTCGGCAACGCTCGCCAGCTACATCATCGAGCGGGATGCAACGCTGGCCACCCAGCCGGTCGAAGCCATCACCAAAGGCGCCATCGCCTTCGAGGCCGCCGCATGA
- the plsX gene encoding phosphate acyltransferase PlsX translates to MTDSITISVDAMGGDHAPRAVLHGANLLLKDRGETRFIFHGREEQIAPLLAEFPALKPVSTVRHCETVIAMDEKPSQALRKGRGTSSMWMAIQSVKDGDADVAVSGGNTGALMAMATFCLRPMEGISRPGIAAIWPTLRSDIIVLDMGATIGADAEQLVDYAILGSALARALLNTEKPTVGLLNVGTEEVKGLDYIKEAGKILAQASGAGFTYHGFVEGDDIGKGTVDVVVTEGFVGNIALKTAEGTARQVSSYLRSALSANWLSKLGALFASSALSDLRRRMDPRTVNGGVFMGLNGIVIKSHGGTDEIGYKSALSLAHGMARNRLMDKIGDTMKSFPLTRATPDVPPETEVHSA, encoded by the coding sequence ATGACCGATTCTATTACGATCTCCGTGGATGCCATGGGTGGCGACCACGCCCCGCGTGCCGTGCTGCATGGGGCCAATCTCCTCCTTAAGGATCGCGGCGAGACGCGCTTCATCTTTCACGGTCGCGAGGAGCAGATCGCTCCGCTGCTCGCCGAATTTCCCGCGCTCAAACCCGTCTCGACCGTCCGTCATTGCGAAACCGTGATCGCCATGGACGAAAAGCCCAGCCAGGCCCTGCGCAAGGGCCGCGGCACGTCCTCGATGTGGATGGCCATTCAGTCGGTCAAGGACGGCGATGCCGATGTTGCGGTCTCAGGTGGGAACACCGGCGCGCTGATGGCCATGGCCACCTTCTGCCTTCGCCCCATGGAAGGCATTTCCCGCCCCGGCATCGCCGCCATCTGGCCGACGCTGCGCTCCGACATCATCGTTCTCGACATGGGCGCGACCATCGGCGCGGATGCCGAGCAGCTGGTGGATTACGCGATCCTCGGCTCCGCCCTCGCCCGGGCGCTGCTCAACACCGAAAAACCGACGGTCGGCCTGCTCAATGTCGGCACCGAGGAAGTCAAAGGCCTCGACTACATCAAGGAAGCCGGTAAGATCCTTGCCCAGGCCAGCGGCGCCGGCTTCACCTATCACGGCTTTGTCGAGGGCGACGATATCGGCAAGGGCACGGTCGACGTCGTCGTCACCGAAGGTTTTGTCGGCAATATCGCGCTCAAGACTGCCGAAGGCACTGCCCGCCAGGTCAGCTCCTATCTGCGCAGCGCCCTCAGCGCCAATTGGCTGAGCAAGCTCGGCGCACTGTTCGCTTCCTCTGCCCTTTCTGACCTTCGACGCCGCATGGACCCGCGCACCGTCAATGGCGGCGTCTTCATGGGCCTCAATGGGATCGTCATCAAATCCCATGGCGGCACCGACGAGATCGGTTACAAGAGCGCGTTGAGCCTCGCCCACGGCATGGCGCGCAACCGCCTGA